GCCCACGGCCTCCTCGGCGGCGGCATCCGCGTGCTCCGCCGCCTCCGCGCCTGCCGCGCGGCGTCGCACGCCTGCTGATCCTGCGTCGAGTTTGGTCGTACGGCGCGGCAGGTTCGTCGAGTTTGGTCGTACGGCGCGGTGACGTGGGCCTGTGGATTCGCGGTGGCGGGTGTCGGTGGGCGCGCATAGAATCGCACACATGTTTGATCATCTCTCGCCTCGCGGGTTGCTGGATGCAGCCGCTGAGGCGGTGCGCGCCCGCCAGTTGGCGGAGGTGCGTGACCTGGAGGTGATCGCGGCGTGGGCGGCGGTGCACTCGGGGGAGTCCTCGCGGCGGATGAATCCGTTGGTGATGGTGGGTGGGGAGGGTACGCCGCGGGTGCAGGACCACGCCCTCGGCGAGATCGCCCTGGCCCGCGGCTCAGGCGTGGTCGCGACGATCAACGCCCTCGCGGATGTGCTGGACCTCCAGCACCGGCTGCCGTTGACGTGGGCGGTGGTGCGGCAGGGGACGGCGGAGGTGTACGTCGCACGCAAGGTCGCCCGCATGTCCCGGCACCTGCCGCGTGCGGTGGTCGGTGTCGTCGACTCTGTGGTGGCGCGGATGATCGCCGCCGAGGCACCCGGGCGGGTGCTGACCGTGGCCGAGGGCAAGGTGATCGAGGCCGACCCCGCGCTGCACGAGGAGCGGGTGGAGGAGGAGAAGCGCCGCCGCTACGTCGGCCTGGGCCGCACCGACGAGTACGGACTCCGCACGTTGATCGCCCGGCTCGATGCCGGGGATGCGGCGTGGGTGCAGGCCACCGTCACCCGGGTCGCGGAGATCATCACCCCCGGCCACCCCGATGCGACCGCGGACGAGGTGCGGGCGATCGCGCTGGGCTACCTCGCCCGTCCGGCCGAGCTCCTCGCGCTCCTCGTCGAGCACGAAACCACCGCGAGCGGCGCTGAGACTGGAGTCGAGCCGGAGCCGGTCACCGACGACGAACCCCTGCGGCCCTCACGCGCGACCGCGCTGCCTGTCGACGTCCTCGATGCCCTCCGGAGCACCGATCTGACCAGGCTCCGCCCGAAGGCCAGGCTCTACGTCCACCTCCACGAAGCCACCCTCCTCGGCGCCCAGGGCGTCGCCCGTGTCGAAGCCCTCGGACCCCGCACACTCGGCGCCGTCCACCAGCTCCTCGCGACCACCCAGGTCACCGTCAAGCCGGTCATCGACCTTGCCGACGCCGTCCGCACCACCGCCTACGAACACCCCGAGTCAGTGAAAGAACGGGTGTACCTCACCACCGGCGGCGACTACTGGCCCTACGCCACCTCCACCAGCCGCAACACCGACTACGACCACCCCACCCCCTTCGATCCGAGCACGGCAGAGCAACAGACCGGCACCCACAACTCCGGCCTCCTGCAACGCCGTCACCACCGCTGGAAGACCCACGCCGGCTACCAAGCCAGACAGCGAGCGCCGGGCCACTACGTCTGGCTCACCCCGAACGGTCTCGGCTTCACCACCGGCCCGACCGGCACCCACCCCTGCTCCGAGAACGAGGCCCGCCTCTTCATCGCCCTCGCCGACCGACGCGAGCGGGGGAGCCCGAGCCCGCCTCTGGAACAATCCGACGCGTGAGCACCGAACCCCTCGTCCTCGGCATCGAGACCTCGTGCGACGAGACGGGCGTCGGGATCGTGCGCGGCACGACGCTGTTGGCCGACACCGTCGCGAGCAGCGTCGAGGAGCACGCACGGTTCGGCGGCGTCGTCCCGGAGGTCGCCAGCCGCGCCCACCTCGAGGCCATGGTCCCGACGATCGAGCGCGCCTGCGCGACCGCGGGAATCCGCCCGAGCGACGTCGACGCGATCGCCGTGACGAGCGGTCCCGGCCTCGCGGGGGCCCTCCTGGTCGGCGTCGCGAGCGCCAAGGCGCTGGCGCTGGGGCTCGGCAAGCCGCTGTACGGCGTCAACCACCTCGCCGCCCACGTCGCGGTCGACCAGCTCGAGCACGGACCGCTGCCCGAGCCCTGCATCGCCATGCTCGTCTCGGGCGGCCACTCGAGCCTGCTCAAGGTCACCGACCTGACCCTCGGCGTGGACCCGATGGGCGCCACGATCGACGACGCGGCGGGGGAGGCCTTCGACAAGGTCGCCCGCCTGCTCGGCCTGCCCTTCCCGGGCGGCCCGCACGTCGACCGCGCTGCCCGCGACGGCGAGATCAGCATCGACTTCCCCCGCGGCCTCACCAGCCGTCGCGACCTCGAGCGGCACCGCTTCGACTTCTCGTTCTCCGGCCTCAAGACGGCGGTCGCCCGCTGGGTCGAGGCCCGCGAGCGCTCCGGCGAGCCCGTCTCGGTGCCCGACGTCGCCGCGAGCTTCCAGGAGGCGGTCTGCGACGTCCTCGTGCGCAAGGCGCTCGACGCCGCCACCGCGGAGGGGATCGAGGACCTCCTCCTGGGTGGCGGCGTCGCGGCCAACTCGCGGCTCCGGTCGATGGTGCTGGAGCGGGCCGAGCGCGCCGGCGTACGCGTCCGGATCCCGCGCCCCGGCCTCTGCACCGACAACGGCGCGATGGTCGCCGCGCTCGGCGCGGAGATGGTGGCCCGCGGGCGCACTCCCTCCGCGCTGGACCTGCCCGCCGACTCCTCCCAGCCCGTCACGAGCGTGCTGGTCTGAGGGAGCCGACGGGCGGCCGAGGTCACCGCACGTAGAACCGCGCCTCGCCGTTGTCGTACAGGGGGTCGTACTCCTCGATCGGCGCGGCGAGGTCCGCCCGCCCGGTCGTGACGTCGATGCGCACGAGGCCGTAGCGGGCCGGTGCGTTGTCCGACACGCTCTGCTTGACGCTCACGAGCAGCGTCCGTGCGTTCTCCCATGCGCCGGCGTAGACGAAGGTCTGCATCCCGGTGGGCAGGCCGATCTCGACGATCGACTCCCCGCTCTCGGCATCGATGATGCTCTCGGCGTTCCCGTTGTACGCGACCTGGCTCTCGGACGGTCCGGCGAGCACCATGCGGCTGTCGGTCGAGAACGTCCCGTAGCTGCGGCACCCCGTCGTCGACCAGCCGAGCGGCTCGTCGTCCTCCACGCGGCGGACGGTCGCGCAGTCGCCGTCGGCGCTGTAGGACGTCCGCACCGCCAGCTCGCCGTCGGGCGACACGGCGTCGGTCAGCTCCGACGCGAGCTCGTCGACCGTTCCGTCCAGACCCATGAGCAGCGTCGCGGTGGCGAGGGAGTCGCCTGTCGTGACGACGACGTCGTCACCCCGGAACGCCAACGGGGCGGCGGAGGGCACGGAGCCGTCGCCGGCCGGCACGTCGGTGCGGCTGATCTCCACGCCGTCGGCGTCGGCGACGACGAGCTCCAATCGCCCCGCGGCCGCGGCGGCGTCGACCGGCTGCTCGACCCAGGCGACCCGCGCCGTCGCCGGGTCGTAGGCGAGCGTGGTCCCCACGGTCAGGCCCTCCTCGGGCCCCGCGACGGTCTCCACGAGGTCCCCGTCGGCGCTGAGGTGCCGCAGCTCGTAGACCCCGTCGCCCGGAGCGACGGTGGCCAGCCACTCGCCCTGCCCGAAGGGCACGACGTCCCCGACGAGGCTGGCGCCGGGCTCACCCTCGAGCGTGTACGTCGCCCCGCCCGGCAGGTGGATCGCGTCGTCGAGCAGGTAGGGCACGCCCGCGGGGACACCCGTCGGCAGTGCGTCGAGGTCGATCGTGATGCTCTCGCCCTGCACGGCGGGGATCTCGGCACTCGCCGTACCACTCGTCGCCGGGTCGACCGACCGGTCACTGGATCCTCCGCCGAGCAACCCCAGCGGCGCGACGACGGCGAGCACGACGGCGGCAGCCCCCGCCCCGACCAGAGCGGTGCGCGTGCGCCGGATCCGGCGGGCACGGCCGCGTACGGCGTCGAGGTCGAGCCGCGGCGTACCGGCGTCCCCGGCGTGCTCGCGCAGGGTGCGGGTGAGCTGGTCGTCCAGGTCGTTCGTCATCGCTGCTCCTCTCGGAGGTGGGAGGGGGTCCGGTCGCGGAGCGCCGCGAGGGCGCGGCTGGCCTGCGACTTCACGGTCCCGGGGGAGATCCCGAGGGTGGTGGCGATCTCGGCCTCGCTGAGGCCTTCGTAGTAGCGCAGCACGATCACCGCGCGCTGCTTGCGGGGCAGGGTCTGCACGAAGTCCCAGAGCCGCCCGGCGGTGCCGTCGTCGTAGTCGTCGCGGTGCTGCACGGTGTCGGGCACCTCGTCGGTGCTGGACTCGCGCTTCTTCCAGGCGCGCCGCCACAGCGAGTTGTGCTCGTTGACGAGGATCCGTCGCGCGTAGCCGTCGAGCGACGTGTGCGCCTCGACCTTGTCCCACGCGAGGTACAGCTTCGCCAGCGTGGTCTGCACGAGGTCCTCGGCGGTGTGCCGGTCGCCGCAGAGCAGGTACGCGGTGCGCAGCAGGCTCGCCTGGCGCGCGGCCATGTAGTCCGCGAACTCGTCGTCGCGGCTGCGTCGCCGGGGCGTCGTCAACGTCGCTCCTGGGGTCGTCATCTCTCACCTCCATCCTTCCGCGACCAAGACGCGACCGTCCTCGCATCGGTTGCATCGGGGAGGATGGTCCGGTCAGGTCCACGAGCTCCAGGAGAGGGAGTCGCACATGCACGAGGTCAAGGCAGTCGTCGCGAAGTCGGTCGGGGAGCCGGTGAGCCTGGAGACGATCCTGGTGCCCGACCCGGGTCCGGGGGAGGCGTTGGTGAAGGTGCAGGCGTGCGGGGTGTGCCACACGGACCTGCACTACCGCGAGGGTGGGATCAACGACGAGTTCCCGTTCCTGCTGGGCCACGAGGCCGCGGGTGTTGTCGAGGCCGTCGGCGAGGACGTGACGACGGTGGCGCCGGGCGACTTCGTCGTCCTCAACTGGCGCGCGGTGTGCGGTGACTGTCGGGCGTGCGACCGGGGTGAGCCGCAGTACTGCTTCAACACCCACAACGCGACGCAGAAGATGACGCTGGCGGACGGTACGCCGCTGTCCCCGGCCCTGGGTATCGGCGCGTTCGCCGAGAAGACGCTCGTGGCCGCGGGTCAGTGCACGAAGGTCGACCCGGAGGCCCGTCCGGCCGCGGTGGGCCTGCTGGGCTGCGGCGTGATGGCCGGCATCGGTGCCGCCATCAACACCGGCAACGTGTCCCGTGGCGACGTGGTCGCGGTCATCGGCTGCGGCGGTGTCGGGGTGGCGGCGATCGCGGGCGCCGCGCTGGCGGGTGCCGGCACGATCATCGCGGTCGACATCGACGACAAGAAGCTCGAGGGCGCCCGGAAGCTCGGCGCCACCCACACGGTCAACTCCAAGGAGACCGATCCGGTGGCGGCGATCAAGGCGATCGCGGGCGCGGCGGCGGGTCACGAGGGTGCGGACGGTGCGGACGTCGTGATCGAGGCGGTGGGTCGTCCGGAGACATGGGAGCAGGCGTTCTACGCCCGTGACCTGGCCGGCACGGTCGTCCTGGTCGGCGTCCCGACGCCGGACATGAAGGTCCCGCAGATCCCGCTGATCGACGTGTTCGGTCGGGGTGGGTCGCTGAAGTCCAGCTGGTACGGCGACTGCCTGCCCAACCGTGACTTCCCCATGCTGGTCGACCTGTACCGGCAGGGACGTCTCGACCTGGACGCGTTCGTGACCGAGGAGATCGGGATCGAGGACGTCGAGGCCGCGTTCGAGAAGATGCACCACGGCGAGGTCCTGCGCAGCGTGGTGGTCCTCTGATGGCGAGCACGCACCACGCCGCGGGCGGCGCCCGCGTCGACCACGGCGTCGTCGCGGGCACGTTCAGCCTCGACGGGGAGACGTTCGACGTCGACAACAACATCTGGGTCGTCGGTGACGACGCCGAGGTGATCGTCATCGACGCCCCCCACGACGTCGACGCCATCCTCGCGATCGTCGGCGACCGCAAGGTCAAGGCGATCGTGTGCACCCACGCCCACGACGACCACGTGCGCGTCGCGCCCGAGCTGCGCAAGCGCACGAGCGCGCCGATCCTCCTGCACCCCGACGACCGTCCGCTGTGGGAGCTGACCCACCCCGACGAGCTGTGGGACGTCGACCTCTCCGACGGTCAGGACATCGCCGTGGGCGGTACGACGCTGACCGTGCTCCACACCCCGGGCCACGCCCCGGGAGCGGTCTGCCTGCACGCCCCCGAGCTGGGTGTCGTCTTCACCGGCGACACGCTCTTCAACGGCGGCCCGGGGGCCACCGGCCGGTCCTACTCGGACCGTCCGACCATCGAGGCCTCGATCAAGGCACGGCTCTTCGCCCTCCCCGCGGAGACGGTCGTCCACACCGGTCACGGCGACGACACCACCATCGCCGCCGAGATGACGAACCTCACCTGACCGAGCGCTCGGTCCGTCGCCCGTCTAGGCTGGACGGCGGACCGAGCGCACGGGGCCTCCCCGCTGCTCTCCGGCTGTCCGACGAACCCGAGAAGCACAGGAGCCCGCCATGCCCGAAGCCGTCATCGTCTCCACCGCCCGCTCGCCCATCGGCCGTGCCGGGAAGGGGTCGCTCAAGGACATGCGCCCCGACGACCTCGCCGTGCAGATGGTCGAGGCCGCGCTGGCGAAGGTGCCCGAGCTCGACCGCAAGGACATCGTCGACCTCGCCCTCGGCGTCGGCCAGCCCGCCGGCGAGTCGGGCAACAACCTGGCCCGCGTGGTGGCCGTGCTCGCCGGGATGGACCACCTCCCCGGCGTGACGGTCAACCGCTACTGCTCGTCCAGCCTGCAGACCACCCGCATGGCGTTCCACGCCATCAAGGCCGGCGAGGGCGACGTCTTCCTCTCCGCCGGTGTGGAGACCGTCAGCCGGTTCGGCAACGGCTTCGCCGACGACCCGGCCGCGCAGAACCCGGTCTTCGGCGAGGCCGTCCGCCGCACCGAGGCGCGCGCGGCCGGTGGGGCCGACACGTGGCGCGACCCGCGCGAGGACGGCGCGCTGCCCGACATCTACATCGCGATGGGCCAGACCGCGGAGAACGTCGCGCAGAAGCTCGGCATGAGCCGCGAGGAGCAGGACCGCTTCGGCGTCCGCAGCCAGAACCTCACCGAGGAGGCCATCGCGAGCGGCTTCTGGGCCACGGACATCACCCCCGTCACCCTCCCGGACGGCACCGTGGTGTCGACCGACGACGGTCCGCGGGCGGGCACGACGTACGAGGCCATCAGCCAGCTCAAGCCCGTCTTCCGTCCCGACGGCACGGTCACCGCGGGCAACGCCTGCCCGCTCAACGACGGCGCCGCGGCCCTCGTGATCATGAGCGACACCAAGGCGAAGGAGCTGGGCCTCACCCCGCTCGCGCGCATCGTGTCCACCGCCGTCACGGGCCTCTCGCCCGAGATCATGGGCCTCGGCCCGGTCGAGGCGATCCCGGCGGCCCTGCGCAACGCCGGCATGAGCGTCGGCGACATCGACCTCTTCGAGATCAACGAGGCGTTCGCCGTCCAGGCCCTCGGCTCGGCGCAGCAGATCGGGATCGACGTCGACAAGCTCAACGTCAACGGCGGCGCCATCGCCGTCGGTCACCCCTTCGGCATGACCGGCGCGCGCATCACGAGCACCCTCATCAACTCGCTGACGTGGCACGACAAGCAGTTCGGCGTCGAGTCGATGTGCGTCGGCGGCGGCCAGGGCATGGCGATGGTCATCGAGCGCCTGTCCTGACGCGAACGGCCGGGGTCAGACGGGGCGCACCAGCAGCGCCGTACCCTCCCCGGCCACCCGGGTCAGCACCACCGTCGCCTCGGCGTCGCCCCGGAGCGCCAGCCGCTTGCGCAGCTGCTCCGGGACGACGTCGACGCCGCGCTTCTTGATGGTGAGCCGGCCGACGCCGCGCTCGCGGAGCGCTGCGCGGAGCGCCTTCTCGCGGTAGGGCAGCTCCTCCACCACCTCGTACGTCGCGGCGAACGGCGTGCGGAACCCGGCGTCCGAGGTGACGTAGGCGATGTGCTCGTCGAGCAGGCCGCCGTCGACCGCTCCGGCGACGGCGGTGACGAGCCCGGCGCGGATGACGGCACCGTCGGGCTCGTAGAGGTAGCGGCCGACGGCGCGGACGGGGCGCTCGGCGCCGTCGTAGGGGTCGTCCTCGTCCGTGAGCGTCGCGAGCCCCTCGGCCCGGAGCACGGTCGCGCGGCGGCGGGTGACGGCGAGGTGGGGCGACCAGAGCACCGCCTCCTTCACGTCGCCGCGGTCGCTGACCCACTCCGCCTCGACGCCCGCGGGCACGAGGTCGTGGGGGAGGCCCGGCGCGAGCTTCGCGACGGCGGGGCGGCTGGTGAGGAGCCCGGCGACGAAGTCCCAGGACGGCACCCAGGCGTCGGCGTCGAAGACCCGGCCGCGACCGTCGCGGCGGGCGGGGTCGACGGTCGCGACACCGAACCCCCCGAGCGGCAGCGCCGTCGCGTCCGCGACGGTGACCGCCCCCTCGAGCCCGAGGGCGGCGAGGTTCGCCTCGGCCATCGCGACACGGAGTGGGTCGAGGTCGACCCCCGCCGCGACGAGACCGGCGCGGGCCAGGGCCGTCAGGTCGCCGCCGATGCCGCAGCCGAGGTCGACCACGGAGGAGGGCCGGGCCGCGGCGAGCCGGGCGGCCCGGTGGTCGGCGACCGCGCGGCGGGTCGCCTGCTCGAGGCCGTCGGGCGTGAAGAACATCCGCAGCGCGTCCTCGCCGAACTTGGCGACGCCGCGCACCCGCAGCCCGACCTGGGTCAGGGCCGCGGCGGAGCGCTCGGGGTCCGGCTCGGTGCGCCGCACCGTCGCCGCCGCCCGCACGGGGTCGCCGTCGGCGTCGGCGTAGGCGCGCGCGGCGACGTCCAGCAGCGTGCGCCCGTCGTGCGTCAGCAGCCACCGGAAGGTCTCGAGGTCCACGGCGTCCATCCTCCCAGACACTTCTGGCACTCGCTCTGGTGGAGTGCTAACGTCGGCGCTGGCACTCTCCGGGTGAGTGTGCCAATCGTCGACGACGACGGCGCGACCCCCGCGACGGCGCGCTCGGAGCCGGCGACGACCACAGCCCCGTCGGGCGGCGTCCGCCGTCCGGCATTCGGATCCGCACGGAAAGTGGAGGTCGACATCGTGTCGGTCAACATCAAGCCCCTCGAGGACCGCATCGTCGTCAAGCCGCTCGACGCCGAGCAGACCACGGCGTCCGGTCTCGTCATCCCCGACACCGCGAAGGAGAAGCCCCAGGAGGGCGAGGTCCTCGCGGTGGGCCCCGGGCGTTGGAACGAGGACGGCGACGAGCGCATCCCGCTCGACATCGCGGTCGGTGACAAGGTCATCTACAGCAAGTACGGCGGCACCGAGGTCAAGGTCGCGGGCCAGGAGTACCTGATCCTCTCGGGTCGCGACGTCCTCGCGATCGTCTCCTGACCCTCGAGTGATCCTCGAGCCGTGCGCCCCGTGAGCCCGCCCCCGGCGGACTGCTCCGGGGCGCACGGCTCGCGCCGTACCCACCACCCGCAGCATCTCTGAGGAGAGACATGCCCAAGATCCTTGAGTTCGACGAGAACGCCCGTCGCTCGCTCGAGCGCGGCGTCGACGCGCTCGCGAACACCGTCAAGGTGACGCTCGGCCCCAAGGGCCGCTACGTCGTCCTCGACAAGAAGTGGGGCGCCCCGACCATCACGAACGACGGCGTGACCGTCGCGCGTGAGGTCGAGCTGGACGACCCGTTCGAGAACCTCGGTGCCCAGCTCACCAAGGAGGTCGCGACCAAGACCAACGACGTCGCCGGTGACGGCACGACGACCGCGACGGTGCTGGCCCAGGCCCTGGTGCACGAGGGCCTCCGCGCCGTCGCCGCCGGCGCCAACCCGCTCGGCCTCAAGCGCGGCCTCGACCTGGCCGCCGCGGCCGTCGGCGACGCCCTGCGCGACGCCGCCCGCGAGGTCGACAACAAGGAGGACGTGGCCAGCGTCGGCACGATCTCCTCGCGCGACGCGCACATCGGCGCCCTGCTCGCCGACGCCTTCGACAAGGTCGGCAAGGACGGTGTCATCACCGTCGAGGAGTCGAACACGCTCGGCACCGACCTCGAGTTCACCGAGGGCATGCAGTTCGACAAGGGCTTCATCTCGCAGTACTTCGTCACCGACTCGGAGGGCCGCGAGGCCGTCCTCGACGACCCCTACATCCTCCTGCACCAGGGGAAGATCTCGGCCGTCGCCGAGCTGCTCCCGCTGCTCGAGAAGGTCATCGCCGCGGGCAAGTCGCTCTTCATCATCGCCGAGGACCTCGAGGGCGAGGCGCTCTCCACCCTCGTCGTCAACAAGATCCGCGGCACCTTCACCGGCGTGGCCGTCAAGGCGCCCGCGTTCGGCGACCGCCGCAAGGCGATCCTCCAGGACATCGCGGTGCTCACCGGCGCCCAGGTCGTGGCTCCCGAGGTCGGGCTCAAGCTCGACCAGGTCGGCCTCGAGGTGCTCGGCCAGGCCCGCCGCGTCGTGGTGACGAAGGACAACACCACGATCGTCGACGGTGCCGGCGACGCGTCGGCCGTCGAGGGCCGCGTCAACCAGATCAAGGCGGAGATCGAGAACACCGACTCCGACTGGGACCGCGAGAAGCTCCAGGAGCGCCTCGCCAAGCTGGCCGGTGGCGTCGTCGTCATCAAGGTCGGCGCGGCCACCGAGGTCGAGCTCAAGGAGAAGAAGCACCGCATCGAGGACGCCGTCTCCGCGACGCGCGCCGCGATCGAGGAGGGCATCGTCCCCGGCGGTGGCTCCGCGATCATCCACGCCGCCGCGGCGCTCGAGGGCGACCTCGGCCTCACCGGCGACGAGGCCGTCGGCGTGCGCATCGTGCGCAAGGCCGTCGACGAGCCGCTCCGCTGGATCGCCGAGAACGGCGGCGAGCAGGGCTACGTCGTGGTCTCCAAGGTGCGCGAGCTCGGCGTGGGCAACGGCTACAACGCCGCCACGGGCGAGTACGGCGACCTGGTCGCCCAGGGCGTCCTCGACCCCGTCAAGGTGACCCGCTCCGCCCTGGTCAACGCCGTCTCCATCGCGGGCCTGCTGCTGACGACCGAGACCCTGGTCGTCGACAAGCCCGAGGAGGAGGAGCCGGCCGCCGCCGGTCACGGTCACGGCCACGGCCACTGAGCGACCGCTCCACCTGCTCCACCGCTCCGCCCCCGGCGCCCTCGCGGCGCCGGGGGCGGCGTGCGTTGTTGCACCGCCGAAACACGGCCGTCCCGGTCGCGCAACACGCGCGGCGCACCGTCAGCCCATGCTGTGGCGAGTGCGCACCACCCTTCCCGACCGACCGGGCACGCTGGCCGTCCTCGCCGCCGAGTGCGGGGCCGCGGGCGTCAACATCCTCGCGCTCCAGGTGTTCCCGGGCGTCGACGCCGTCACCGACGAGCTCGTCGTGCGCACCCCGGAGGGGTGGACCCTCGAGCAGCTCACGGGCCTGCTGGAGGGCGCGGGCGGGACCGACGTGGTCGGCACGCCCTGCACCGAGGCGGCCCTGGTCGACCAGCCGGCGCGCTACGTGCAGGCGGCCCGCGCCGTGATCGCGCGGCCCTCCCGCTTCCCCGAGGTGGTCGCGCAGCTCTTCGACGCCGAGCCCGGCGACGCCGCCACGGGCGACGTGATGGAGATGACGGTCGGCGACGTCCAGGTGCAGGTGCGCCGCCGGGCCGCCTTCACGCCCACCGAGCACGCCCGGGGAGCAGCGATGGCGGACCTCGTCTCCGACGTGCTGGCCCGCACCCCGACGGTGCTCGGCTCCAGCGCGCGCCGGATGGGCGGCGGGGCGACCCCGACCTTCGAGCTGGTGGGGCGCACGGTGCAGGCCAGCGTGCAGGGCGTCGTGGTCGGCGTGGCCGTGCTGCGCGACGCGGAGCCGGGCGCGGAGCCGGGTGCGGAACCGGGTCTGCACACGGTCGACCTCGAGGTCGACCCGGGTTGGCAGCGCCGGGGGATCGGCACGCGCCTGCTCTCCGACGTGGCCCGCCTCGCGGCCGGCGAGGGCGTCCAGGACATCGTCCTGTCGACCCGTGCCGACAACCAGGCGGTCCTGCCGCTCGTGCTCGCGGCGGGCCTGCGCGGCCGGATCCGCATGTCCGCGGACGTGCTGACCGTTCGCATCCCGGTGCGGGAGCTGAGGCCGCTGCCGCGGGCCTAGACTGGCCCCCATGAGCGCCACCGCAGGAGTCCCCGACAAGTTCGCCGCCCTCGGTCTCACCTACGACGACGTGCTGCTGCTGCCGGGCTACTCCGACCTGGCGCCCAGCGAGATCGACACCACCTCGCGGCTGACCCGCGAGATCTCCCTCAAGGCCCCGCTGATCTCGGCGGCGATGGACACGGTGACCGAGTCCCGGATGGCGATCGCGATGGCGCGCCAGGGCGGCATCGGGATCCTCCACCGCAACCTCTCGGTGGCCGACCAGGCCTACCAGGTGGACCTCGTCAAGCGCACCCAGACGGGCATCATCTCCAACCCCGTCACGATCGGCCCCGACGCGACGCTCGAGGACCTCGACCGCATCTGCGGGGAGTACCGCGTCTCCGGCCTCCCGGTCGTCGACTCCGCGGACATGCTCCTGGGCATCATCACCAACCGCGACCTCCGCTTCACGCCGGTGGCCGAGTGGGGGACCACGAAGGTCGACGAGGTGATGACCCCGATGCCGCTCATCACGGGCGACGTGGGCATCAGCCGGGACGACGCCACCGCGCTGCTGCGCAAGCACAAGCGGGAGCGCCTCCCGCTGGTCGACGCCGACGGCAAGCTCGCCGGCCTCATCACCGTCAAGGACTTCGTGAAGTCCGAGCAGTTCCCCGACGCCTCGTACGACGCGGACGGCCGCCTCCTCGTCGGTGCGGCGATCGGCTACTTCGGTGATGCGTGGGAGCGCGCCACGACGCTCATCGAGGCGGGCGTCGACGTGCTCGTCGCCGACACGGCCCACGGCCACGTGCGGCTCCTGCTCGACATGGTGAAGCGGCTCAAGTCCGACCCGGCGACGAAGCACGTGCAGCTCATCGGCGGCAACGTGGCCACCCGCGAGGGCGCCCAGGCGTTCGTCGACGCCGGTGCGGACGCGGTCAAGGTCGGCTTCGGTCCCGGCTCGATCTGCACGACGCGCGTCGTCACCGGCGCGGGCGTGCCCCAGGTGACGGCCGTCTACGAGGCGTCGCTCGCCTGCCGGCCGGCCGGCGTCCCGGTCATCGCCGACGGCGGCCTGCAGCAGTCGGGCGACATCGCCAAGGCCCTCGTCGCGGGCGCGGAGTCGGTCATGATCGGCTCGCTCCTCGCCGGCTGCGAAGAGTCCCCGGGCGAGC
This Nocardioides alkalitolerans DNA region includes the following protein-coding sequences:
- a CDS encoding MBL fold metallo-hydrolase, encoding MASTHHAAGGARVDHGVVAGTFSLDGETFDVDNNIWVVGDDAEVIVIDAPHDVDAILAIVGDRKVKAIVCTHAHDDHVRVAPELRKRTSAPILLHPDDRPLWELTHPDELWDVDLSDGQDIAVGGTTLTVLHTPGHAPGAVCLHAPELGVVFTGDTLFNGGPGATGRSYSDRPTIEASIKARLFALPAETVVHTGHGDDTTIAAEMTNLT
- a CDS encoding SAM-dependent methyltransferase — translated: MDLETFRWLLTHDGRTLLDVAARAYADADGDPVRAAATVRRTEPDPERSAAALTQVGLRVRGVAKFGEDALRMFFTPDGLEQATRRAVADHRAARLAAARPSSVVDLGCGIGGDLTALARAGLVAAGVDLDPLRVAMAEANLAALGLEGAVTVADATALPLGGFGVATVDPARRDGRGRVFDADAWVPSWDFVAGLLTSRPAVAKLAPGLPHDLVPAGVEAEWVSDRGDVKEAVLWSPHLAVTRRRATVLRAEGLATLTDEDDPYDGAERPVRAVGRYLYEPDGAVIRAGLVTAVAGAVDGGLLDEHIAYVTSDAGFRTPFAATYEVVEELPYREKALRAALRERGVGRLTIKKRGVDVVPEQLRKRLALRGDAEATVVLTRVAGEGTALLVRPV
- the groES gene encoding co-chaperone GroES; amino-acid sequence: MSVNIKPLEDRIVVKPLDAEQTTASGLVIPDTAKEKPQEGEVLAVGPGRWNEDGDERIPLDIAVGDKVIYSKYGGTEVKVAGQEYLILSGRDVLAIVS
- a CDS encoding S-(hydroxymethyl)mycothiol dehydrogenase, with amino-acid sequence MHEVKAVVAKSVGEPVSLETILVPDPGPGEALVKVQACGVCHTDLHYREGGINDEFPFLLGHEAAGVVEAVGEDVTTVAPGDFVVLNWRAVCGDCRACDRGEPQYCFNTHNATQKMTLADGTPLSPALGIGAFAEKTLVAAGQCTKVDPEARPAAVGLLGCGVMAGIGAAINTGNVSRGDVVAVIGCGGVGVAAIAGAALAGAGTIIAVDIDDKKLEGARKLGATHTVNSKETDPVAAIKAIAGAAAGHEGADGADVVIEAVGRPETWEQAFYARDLAGTVVLVGVPTPDMKVPQIPLIDVFGRGGSLKSSWYGDCLPNRDFPMLVDLYRQGRLDLDAFVTEEIGIEDVEAAFEKMHHGEVLRSVVVL
- the tsaD gene encoding tRNA (adenosine(37)-N6)-threonylcarbamoyltransferase complex transferase subunit TsaD; translation: MSTEPLVLGIETSCDETGVGIVRGTTLLADTVASSVEEHARFGGVVPEVASRAHLEAMVPTIERACATAGIRPSDVDAIAVTSGPGLAGALLVGVASAKALALGLGKPLYGVNHLAAHVAVDQLEHGPLPEPCIAMLVSGGHSSLLKVTDLTLGVDPMGATIDDAAGEAFDKVARLLGLPFPGGPHVDRAARDGEISIDFPRGLTSRRDLERHRFDFSFSGLKTAVARWVEARERSGEPVSVPDVAASFQEAVCDVLVRKALDAATAEGIEDLLLGGGVAANSRLRSMVLERAERAGVRVRIPRPGLCTDNGAMVAALGAEMVARGRTPSALDLPADSSQPVTSVLV
- a CDS encoding SigE family RNA polymerase sigma factor, producing the protein MTTPGATLTTPRRRSRDDEFADYMAARQASLLRTAYLLCGDRHTAEDLVQTTLAKLYLAWDKVEAHTSLDGYARRILVNEHNSLWRRAWKKRESSTDEVPDTVQHRDDYDDGTAGRLWDFVQTLPRKQRAVIVLRYYEGLSEAEIATTLGISPGTVKSQASRALAALRDRTPSHLREEQR
- a CDS encoding acetyl-CoA C-acetyltransferase; protein product: MPEAVIVSTARSPIGRAGKGSLKDMRPDDLAVQMVEAALAKVPELDRKDIVDLALGVGQPAGESGNNLARVVAVLAGMDHLPGVTVNRYCSSSLQTTRMAFHAIKAGEGDVFLSAGVETVSRFGNGFADDPAAQNPVFGEAVRRTEARAAGGADTWRDPREDGALPDIYIAMGQTAENVAQKLGMSREEQDRFGVRSQNLTEEAIASGFWATDITPVTLPDGTVVSTDDGPRAGTTYEAISQLKPVFRPDGTVTAGNACPLNDGAAALVIMSDTKAKELGLTPLARIVSTAVTGLSPEIMGLGPVEAIPAALRNAGMSVGDIDLFEINEAFAVQALGSAQQIGIDVDKLNVNGGAIAVGHPFGMTGARITSTLINSLTWHDKQFGVESMCVGGGQGMAMVIERLS